GCAAACAAACTGAAGCTCTTGCACAAAATTcctaaaaagaaataaagacaaaactaaaaaaaaacaaaacaaaaacaaatctcaCCTCTCAAGTAcaggaaaacacagcaggagtAAACATAACATTCAGAGAAAGTGTGCTACTTTAAAACTTAAGTATTGTCCTGTTTACATTTTGGCAAGTAGCACCTCTCTAACATGAACATTATGTACATGGAGCATGGAAATAAcaccaacaagaacaaaaacaattgCATAAATTCCCAATAGCAGTGTTTTTCACATAAAaaacctacagtacacacaTGTAGGCAATCCATTCACACCATAGCCTCAATCAGGCTGGAATACGCTTCCTGTAGCTCAGGTGACAAGCTCTCCACTGCACTGGCTGGTGCTCTTCACTGAGCAGCAGTGCAGAAGAGAGCCTTGTCGTAGTGAACTAGTGATACACTGATGGTGTTCTGAAGCCACTGCCGCGTAACGGAGTAGATCTCTCGTTAGACTAGCGGGTAGCTAGCTGCTGTAGCAATACCACAGTGGTTTTGTTGGTCCTTGGCCATGTAGATGTACCCTTTATCACCCCAGTTCTCGCTCCAGCTGCAAGCAGAACAGAGAGTTACGGTTAGAGGCCACAAGTAAAATTGCTTATGATGGCTTTTCATTCTTGTCAAATCAGTTGAACAGACATGAACGACTGCTCTTACGCTGACCGAGACGGTACATAAAAAAGCTTAAGATGCCAAATCAACATCATTGTAATATTTTAGGTTTTAGGTCATTTTGAGAAGTTTCATCAAACTCTTATccaacatttaaaaacatggttAAAAATGTGCTAATAACATTAGTCATATTGCATGTTTTGTATTAGACATGCACCGATCTGGCTTTTACAGTTccgatacgatacataaactttgcatattggtcgatacccgataccattCCGATACCAGTCCAGTACCATTgctgtgggagagacttaaggaatcaggattgacttaaacattacttttgtTTAATACAGcaaattaacacatagatataaatgtactaaattgccatttcatttatttatttgcacatttagtgcagtctcacacctacaaattaaagtgaattatctgatacccgatccagctaattttgttaatatcgggaccgatatccgttcctaatatcggatcggtgcatccctattttgtattttttttataatcttCTTgtctgtttgttgtgtttttttttagtttagtttagaaaCTAAGCACTTTTTAAAACCGCGTTGTGATTCATGCTTTACTTTTGAGAACCTGCTAAGGAAATGCCAGTGAAAATAAGTCACTGGGAGTCACTGCTTTTAAAGGTATCAAATGCAGCTGCTTTTCATACCTGTTCTTGacaatccagtactttttgccATCTACGTCTTCACCCTGGAAGCCATAACCAACCACCAGAACACCATGGTTTAACTCCTCGCTGCTGCAGTCCTTCTCATAGTAGATACCTGAGACACACATTAAAAGATAGCTCCAAGGACAGTGGAAAATAGTCTAGCATGCTGGCCTTCACTGACTGAATCTTTACTACTTGTAAGAGAGTCGACAGAACACATCAGTCTGCAGTTGTTAGTATGAAAAGAAACCATGCACTAGATTCAGCAATTCTGCATAGACTGAATTTGGCAGTGCAGCTCACCTGACTGGTAGAACTGGAAGGACTCATGTCCAGCATCAATGGCTACAGACACAGGGCCGACTGAAGATACAACTTTCATCATGTCATTCTCCTTTCCGCTAGGGATGTTCAAAATGCCAGTGTTATTGGCAGCACTGTTTTCAGGATCGTAGTTgcagggctggtcatcctgttTAAAACAACAACTGACATTTCTTATATAATTGGCAATCATTCTAAGGACAAGTGAGAATGCTGATGCTAAAATGAGTTAGTGAAGAGACATTTTCTTTACTCCCTGAAGCTTTTTTTACTGTTAGTAGTAAGCAAGTAAGTAGACTTACGGTTCCAAGGTAAGGGTAAGAATCTTCTGTGTTCAGGCCACCTTGGTTCTGGATGTACTGGAAGGCCTGGTCCATGAGGCCTCCATTGCAGCCCTCGTTGCCTTCAGACTGGGAACAGTCCACTAGGTTCTGCTCGCTGAGGGGCCTCAATTTGCCGGTCTTTCTGAACTGCTGACCCTCCATGGCACCAGTAGCGCTGAACGCCCAGCAAGAACCACATTCACCCTAAAATGTCAACAAAGAGAATAATTAGAACATGACTCAATATTGGCCACCTAGGCTTCTAGATGGATTATGCTTCTAGTAAAGTGAGTTCATTATGTTTCATTAACATTCCTTTATATACGTTTGTAGTTTACTGCACAGCTGCCTACAGCAtattcatgatgtttatctccTCCTTCTCACCAATGTGGTCAGACCAGTTTTAACCTATGGAGCTGTAGAAAGCAAACTCAAACTCACATGCCTACTGAACAACGGATCTCACCTGATCTTTGACAGGGGTGACGTATCCTTTCTCTCTCCAGTCCACCTGGGCTGGGGCCTCCAGAAAGTTAAGCTCTATGAACAGAGAACGTCTgaccttcttctccttcttgtgCTTGTAGCCGTTCATAATCTTCTTGAATTCCTCATGGGTCTGCGAGGAAATTAGGAAACTCAGTAAATACTGAAAGATAGCTTTTAGGTGATTTTTTTTGGAGAAATGTTCACAGAGACTGTGCAAGTCCATGCATTACCATGTCCCCAAAGTGGTTCATTCCCAGGCGATAGGTGTAAATGCCCAGAGAGTGGTTAGCGTTGTGCAGCTCAACCTTTTTCAAGTTCTGTTCCCAGATCATTCGCCTCCATCCCTCTTCCTTCTGCAATGAAAGATGGGAAATTCTAAGCCGTGTGAGAAAACAGCATTCAAAATACTGGCAGGTTGAGGAGGAAATAATTGTGAAAGGTACCTCGTGGTATTTTTTATTGTGCAACTGCTTCCACTGTTCCCAGTGGTCATCTTCGTCCCAGTCCTGACTTGCTGCACCACATACTGCGCTGAGGCACACAGCGAAAAGTGCTAGATACATCCTCATAGTGTTGGAACTGTAAGAAAAGCAACAAGGCCAGGTCATGAATGAAGTCATTTCTTTAGAAATTTGTCGTATAACAATGCGTACATTGGTGTTTAGAaactataaatgtattttttttttaaaggatatTGAAAGAAAGTGGAAATAGTAATATATATCAgggaggaagaagaaaaaataatctGATAAAAACGAGAGAAAACATTCTTTAAGGTCTTCTTACCTCTCTTAACTTGGAGTTAAGCATACTGGGTTGGAAACAGCAGCCTTTTTATAAAGCCTGTTTTAATGGTTACACATTGGCGCTCTCTGATTGGTGGAGACCTCATACACTTCATACACACCCCGAGAATCTGGAGTTTTCTGTCTATGTGACTGCATTCACTATGcattgttatattttgttttactaaGAAAACTAGTACTGAAGACTGAGGAGGGATAGTTATTAGGCTTATTCAAGAAGGGAGGCCATCGTGTTGGGCGCATTTTATGTTGTGGGGCCAAAAAAACGACGCACTTACTTTCAAATAGTAACTTTATATACACAGGCAGTGTAAATCTGTACATTGTAAGTCTGGCAGTGATTCAGACTTAGTCACAGACTTAGTCTTAGTATTTTCACATAGTTGAAAGTACagtgttttgaaaagaaaaaggaaTTGAAAAGGAATGAAAAAGTATTTATATCTCATTGCTTGCAGCTTCACAGGAGTAGAAACAATGTTAACTTTTAGTAGATgtttcattttggagcttttctattggtctgtcaTGGCACAATGAAAAGGACAATGGCCTGATtcaaatgtcaaaaagtgagtgAAGTGAGCATGACGTGAGTGAAGATGTATGTTTATTTGGTACAGTGACGGTGCAGTTAGTACCAGTGGTGTCTTGAGTTGTGTTTTTCAGATTTCAGACTGTACATTTTGTAACTATATGTACAAAATTCTGtcttattaatatataaacagTATACAAATGAACATCAGATTAATCTTGCCAACACGAGATCAGCAAAAACCAAGTAATATGGAAAACCCAGAAACTCAACCTCAAACAGCTGCTGTGTgattttaacataatttattatattattataatatattagttTAATGATTGATTCTATAAGATCTGGGTGTGTTGTGGGAGGATTCATATGTGTACATGGCCTGAAACTCCACACGTCACACACAAGACGAGTTCTTAAGGTTTACAAGCCACATAATAACTGCTGGCTGTGCACCTGATGTAACCTCATTACCTGACCATTAAACCTTTCAACATAATCTGCTGTTACAGTAGCCAAATGGTTGAGCAGAAACGACCTGGGGCTGTTAAGGAGCAAACGCCTTTGTCTTCTTCTGAACAGACTGTGATCAATGGATGAGCAACTTAAGTGCAATTAGCAATTTAGTGCTCTAAGCAGCATGGTTATGTGAAAACATTAGGACACCccaaaacatatttaaacatatgcaCATTTTATGTTCCCTGTTGTTTCACTTGTACATTATTTTCCAGACAGTGGAACAGCCGAGATCTTTTAAAATCCTTTCTCAgaatccttctttctgaaagcCTCTGAGAGCTCTTAGGATGGTCATCTTCAACAATCCAGAGAAAACCAACCTAATGTCAACTTTTCAAGCGATTTCACTGTTGCAGACAAGCTTCCAATGTCAGAATAAAGTCATGTGAGTGTTGCTGCATTTTGCTCCGGTCATCTTGATCGCTTGGTGTAACATGGTCAAGATAGCAGTCTTAactcaataaataataaatatataaatattaatatttaatgttatcACAGCTTTTTAGTCTTTGCTCATGCAAACTGAGACATAGACATTGTGAATAACCAATAGGTCCAGCACCAAACAGGGGGTAACTTCTCTGTCCCTGTTCATTTAACCAGGGTCATGTCCACATTCTGCATCATTTTGTTTTTTACCAAACAAACTAGGGCAGTCTTTGCAAAATATCTGTAagtgataaaaaaaagtttttagatGTGTGAGAGTGTCAGAATGTAGTCttttagaagtttttttttccagtggaATCTTTTCAGCATTTTCTAGTGCAGAGGTGGGCAATTCTGGCCGATTCTGGGTAGATTCTTGCACGTTTTTGTGCTTCTTCTGTTTAAGCACACCAGATTCAgttcacctgttaattgccagatTTTGTAGGTCTggtagagcagggaaatcagcaaagtGTACTGGAACATGGCTAATTCTGCAttcttgtctgtacttgtgttcctgtGTTCCTGTGAAACAAAACCAAATGCAGCCCATGTAATGTTCCATTCAAAAGTTCACATCTAGCCAAATACAATCCAAACGCccggatgtgttcttgttccGCCTGTATTATCGAGGATGCATCAGCCCAACGAAATATCCCATGTGCATTATACACCACGCTGCTGTTCCAGTTTCAAAATTATTGTACAGCGTCCTCCTGTCCTCAGGAGTTTGTACTCGCGAATTGTACTTACCAAACCAGCACTAATAAGTACACCAGTTCTAACTTGGAGTACTTTGTATTGAGACCTCCCTCCCATGTTCttatcatctgcagctgatgataAGATACGAATAACTTTACATGGGGCTTGtagacattttacatatttaacacTATCTGATACGTCTTTTAGGTGGCTATTGTGTATTGTGGAGTAAATACTTGTTGATtttatatttgaaaaaaaaaacacaaagggaagGGAAAAAAGATGAGGGGGattaaaggggaaaaaaatcagtTGAAGAATATATTGATCATAGCTGGAAAAGAATTATGTAAGAGGATTATGTATGAAAATATTCTGTTCTTTGACTTAAAACCTGTACAGTAGGAATGTATTAAtttggcttttttgtttgtttgttttttttttttacaaagaaaATGTTAATTTACAATATAATGAGAATGATGAGAATTTAATAATAGAGAATTTAtaatgagaatttccccactgcaggactaataaaggattatcttatcgtATCTTATAagaacatgtttagaacatGCTAATGATAGCATGTAGATTGATTAGCTCGGTCTTGTCCATAATGGTTTTTTCAGCAACTCTGCTCCGGTCACTAATCCACACTAGTGGCAGTAACAGCTCTTTAGTTTTGGACTCAATTTAAACTGCATTTACATTCAGCAGTTTTAACATGTTAATAATCTGAACCTGTTTGCTGAAGTCATTGTTCTGAACTGGATGTCTTATAACTTGAAGACTCTACCAACATTAATGACATGACCGAATTGTTTGAGAAGTTTCTTTACAGAAATTCTTAGTATGATTTGAAATGACGCCTTCACTGACGTTATTACATTGTTAGGTTTATACAGTGTAAGCTGCTAATATGTTCTAAAGTTTGTCAGAAGAAAAGTCCGAACATTCAGAAGTCACCTTAGAGGAAGACAAACAGGCTCAGGCCTGGAGGAAAGGCTGaatgtgcagagagagagaaatgaaggtGAAGAGTACTTACTGAGCTGGACAAGCACAGACATGTCATGCCTATTTCTCAACAACTGACAGAGCACATGACTGTTTATTCATCATTTACCCACATGTTTATaagtagaatatatatatagtatattccTAAAAATAAAAGCCTTAAAAGGGAATTTTTGGAGAGGATCCACTTTAGGCTCCTTAAGGAAGTTAGAAAAATGCTTGATATTTTGGTCAAATCTATTCAGCATCTTTTCAATGTGGATGTTTTATTTTAAGGAATTGTTCGATATTGAAGATTTTTCCTTTTCAAGTCTGCATACAGGCCTAGATCCACACAGAACTTCTGTTTTGAGAGTGTTTTGCTTCACTTTGAGAGTGTTTGAACACTTATCCATATCAGACTGGGCTGAAGGTTCAATAGGAGCAGTGAGGCAGAAGTAATATCGACTGGAATTCCAAGCAGAGCATTTCTCTGACAACTTGAAGTGCTTTAGAAATAACAGCTGTTATCACAACAGGCTGATATCAGCAGAGGGGAAGAGTTTTACTGATCAAAACAACCCCAGTCAACTTTCTTAGAGGggggaaaacaaaaacatttgaaaaacCTTTGACACTAAAGGAAGAGTCACAATGTGGTCAGGTAAacaatttattataaaaatgtacTACACCGCTTTTAAGGAAGTATTAAGGACATGGCATTCAGACACATGCTTtaagaatataatataaatagaagaaaaaaaaagtcttgtgCAAAGAAATGACTGTACAAGTCTTAAATACAGCCGACTCATGGCCCCACTCATGAAGCCCACTGGAGTTTCTACAAGGGggaaaacagaaaaagagacACTCAATAATACATAGACTCAAccacaatataaaaaatgtgcCTTCTGGAATGAGAACATGACTACGCACTGGTTTTCccttttcttgttttatttttttagttggCCTGAATGAGGAATGATTTAGAGGTGGGAAAACTATACTtgggacttttttttattgtgaatgCAAGGGGCTCCCTTATGTCCTGAAAGAGAGAGGCAAGATAAGAGAAGAAGGGGGGGCAAACAAATAGAGATGGGAAGACAGGAGCAAGAGGACAGAAAGCAAAACCAGGAGAaaacgagagagacagagaaggagatGGCGAAAGGAGAGAAAgcatgagagagggagggatagAGTGAGatgaggagaaagaaaaaaaagacagaaacgagaaagagagaaaggctgTTGTAAAGTCATGTTTTTACTCTTCAAACTGTGGAAAGCAATACATTCGTTCCACAAAATGAGCATAATATATAATCTATTTCCAAGTCCAACTGCATCACACAGGTGTGACAGAACTAGACCTCAATCTATAAGCTACACACTTACTCATGGGCGAGTGAGTGGGTATTTATGGGCTATGGCATTGGTAGTGGAAAGAGCTAAAGCACTGTTACGTTGTTTTGAATATACATCAGCTTACTCAGATTCAGACCTCAGTGCGAAAACTGACTCATCTCATAAACCATTGTCCGGGTTCAGTCCCTTACGAAGGGTCGTTCTTTTGGTGCAAAACTTCCACAGAAGAGCGCAGACGGCTCATGATCATGACAGACAAGCATGTGTCCGGTGAACCTGTCTGAGCACCTCATGGACGGTGTTAATACATGTGAAACAGAAAATATTCATTAAAGCTGACGACTGTAACAATATTCAGATCATGCTTCAAAACACAGAGCAGCCAAAGTCACTGTTTAAACTGAAAACACATTAGTAATGGACACCGCTTTTCCTGTTAAATAAGGAACGCACGTGTAAGTTTACAGTATTGTTTTGCGGCAATATTGAACCAACATTATAAAATGGATCAAAAAATGAACATTGCCAAAGCAAATCCTGAATTAAAGCAAAGATAAAAAGAACTCGTGTGGCTCAGCATGTCGTTCTGAGAATCACGAACGAGGTTTTGGTCCTTCGATTCACTTGGATCGAATTCTGCTAATTTTCTTAAGCGGAATGTTTAATGCTTTTCATGTGCTTTTGTCTGTTATTTCAACCCTGTCTGCAGGAACATGCCCTTTAAAATGTGATGAGGTATCTAAGAACAATTTTGAGGGAAATTTGTTTGCCTAAAACgattctttattattatatattttttttttattaaaaagtaaaagctCAGTGAATTTCCAATATGGATACTTCTCCAGCATCAAGTGGTATGCTAATAATTTTAGCATAAGATACGCTTTAAATGTAAAGGCAGAGACAATGGTGAGCTGCACCAGTGGACAAAAATCTCTGTCATATAAGCAGTAGGTTTACAAAGGGATCTGAGGGGCAGCAATGTAAATACTGACATATACGTATTTTAGTAAGGGGCTCTAGGCATGTCCAAGATGGCTCATTGACAATAGCTTACCATCTTAAAGGCACTCAAAGCTGCTTGATTCATTACCTGCTTGTTTTAAATAATGAGGCCAAGCATTCAGCTTTCCATCCTTGTGTCATCAAATTGTGTATAAACCACGTTATTACAATAGATGTCTGAATGTATAAAAGAATCCAAAACTGAGGAATTCATCATTCCGGGTGAAATTTTCCTTGATGTCATGACCTGAACCAGAAAAATCGAGATAAAAACCATTCTTAAAGTAGGCACCCTCTAAGAGGAACGAGACATTCAGAAACAGCAGGGTAGGAAGATTCAAAGCGTTTGAAGTATCCAACCTTACAGACTCCAGTCTTGAGTAACAAGGAACTTGAGAGTTAGCAACACTCCACAGGTTAAATTGCACATACTGCTCCTCCTTGCACGTAGGTGGTGCTCTAGCGTGAGATGACAGAGCTGATTGAGTTATAAGATGTCCCGCCACCGTTGCAGACCGGGCCGTAGGGTTCTGGTGGCGTGCCCAGACTGTCTACGCTTACACGGAACACCGGCGCTGCTTTTAGGAGGAAATCCGCAGCGTCGCGGCGTCCAAGTTCTCGTAGCTTAGCAACCAGAACACCAATAGTGGAGTCCGAGCGCTGGCTCCACTCTTGAAAGAGCGCTGCGGTGGGGCTTGGTACGGAAAAAGGGTCTGCCGGAGGAGTTCCATTGGTACCTGTGCTGTATTTAGCGGCTAGCTCGCTAAGGCCCAGGTTCATTGCTAGCAGACACCAGTCCTTACCAAGGGCGTCAGGAGGGTCCAGCATGCGGCAGAGTTTCCGTCGGGCCAGGTGGCCGACCTCAGCCACTGAGACGTCCCCGCCGAGGCTACCCCGCTTGTAGACCTGTGTACAGCCTAGCGTCACAATGCTGCTGAAGCTCTCGCGATAGCCACCCATGGTGTTAGCTAGAGCGTTCTCGCCACGTGCCTGAGCTCGGAAGAAGTCTCTCGGCTGGTAAAGCATGATGGGCCCGTGATGCTCCCGCAGCTGCTGAGGGCTCAAGTAATGGCGGGCGGTGAGCAGACCTGGTAACGTAGCGGCCAACAACCCCTCGGCCATGCCACACAACGTGTCCAACAAAGCGTAGCAGCGACCGCGTTCTGATTCCGGCCCTCTAATCTGTACCTCCACGCCCTGTCCGTGGTTAACCAGCAGCACCAGGGCATCTGCCCCACCAAGTCCTAACCGAGCACCACCGCTCCACAGCCTCACATCCTCTGCCTCAGCCTCAGgcctctgctgcctgctccagCGGCACAGGTTTACCTGAAGCTTGTGGAACAAGCCACAAGGGAACGGGGTCAAGTGCTCGGCTGGGACTATACGGACTCCCCCGTACAGTAGGGTGTCCTGTACTTCTTCATCGTCTTCATCAGTCCAGGAGCGCTGCAAGCCGCCTGTGCGGATTAGAGCAGGTACGTCCACCATACCCGGGTTGGCCAGGTCCCGGGCGCACACGTCCATAGCATCCAGGATCTGGAGAAGCTCGTCCACATCTCCCTCGGAGACCAAAGTCTGGAGCTCCTCCTGGCGGTAGCGCCCGCGGTAGTGGTGGATGGCTTTTGGGGTTTCAATGGAGAGGAGCTTGCCAAGAACATTGGTGCAGAGCCAGCGAGGGTCTAAGAGAACCACGTCTTGTACAGTTTCACTCTGCATGATACTGATCTAaggcacagaaaaaaaagagagaggcatGAGATGAACATTCAGAGCGAGTTACTACTAGTAATCTTTTCCTTAGAATgctgctgcaaaaaaaaacaaacaactggAATTCCAGGAATATCACTCAGACCGAAAACCTGCTCCCAGATAGACAGACAACCAATCTGTGACATTACACTGCCCTCTTGTGGACAGAGCCGTATTCTGTTTGTTAGTGCCACgtaacagtaaaagcagttAAAAGCACTGGTTAATTATCTAGGTTTTGAAAAATGCCCTTCAGGGGACAGTGCAGTAGCAGTCTTACATAATACGCCAGATGACTAACTCTCTGGCGTTCTTCCGGCAGCTTTGTTGTTGTTACACTGCTAGCGCAGTGTGGGAGGTGTAATTGGAAGAAAAGAGGGATAGCTACTCAACCAATTCCACCCACAGCTCATCCTTTAagatgagacacacacacacacacacacacacacacagtcatgaccaaaaatattggcacccctgtatttctttcagaaaatgcagaaaatgCTTCTTCCATAATGTTGTTGCAGTTACAAATGCCTTGGAATCcccatgtttattttatttgtttgcatTGGAACAATACAAAAGGATAAGGATAAGAAAGTCAAATCTGATATCGCTCCATACAGAACTTCTCCTGGCCTCTCagatttgaagggtgccttctCCCAACTGCTGTTTTGAGATCTCTCCAcaggtgttctattggatttagatTGCTGGCCACTTCAGAACCCTCCAGCACACGGCTGGGTTTCCTCCATCGGGCCCTGGCTGTGTTAGGAGGAGGAAGCACACAGCAACCGACagattctttcttttctttatgcTCAGTGTGGTACACAGACACACTGAGTCACCTTTTCACCATTTAAACTGGTTGAAGGTTAGATTTCTATATTGCTAGCACCTATTACCCACCACAAATACAAATTAAAGAAGCATCACAGTTCagttatttattacaattttgGATTTGAATCACACAAGATTTGACCTTGTTTGAtccctgttttttttcatgttgttCCTTTGCTGTAACTGCAACAATTGTCTAGGAGGGGTGTTTGTAGACTGAGAACTTAATACGGGTGCGAGATATATAGAATAACAGGAATCATTTATCTGTGCAGTTATAACTAACTAGGAATAGAAACAAAGAATCCTATAAATGTACACAAAAGGAACggggccgtgtgtgtgtgtgtgtgcttactggccactttatcagaaacacatttttttggCACACAGGCATACACAATTGGAACTACACCCTTTTCTAGGTTATGGCTATTTTTGGTTGGAGGAATGTTCTCAACCAAGCAGTGACTTTGATgtgtttaaaaactaaaaaaaaaaaactaaccaaTGATAAATCAGATAAAGCAGGGATATCAAAGTCTAGTACTAGTGATTTGCCACCTGTACCACCAGTATACCAGATAATGAGCATTGTATTCAAGGTGAAAGGCCTTTATAAAAGTGTCTCTGTTACTAAGCAGTTGCAAACCTATTTTGGATGCTTTACACATGGTATTCTGACAGTCAACTGCAATGTGCAACATTTGCTGGATACTAAACTGTTTAAAAATTGCTTCATGGAAATGTTCCCCTTGTGCCATTTGAAGAGAAGCATAACAGAACTAAACAGCCCAATCGACACAAGCCACATCAGGTTTGAAAGACATTCTTTTAGTAAGAGAGTAGAGTTTCAGGACCTGTAAACTGAATGAACTTAATCTAAGATCAGGATACATTTAGAAACACTGTGATATTGAATAGGATTACTAATTTCAGCATACCTGGCAATTCCATTTAGATGTACAGAAATGCACCGATTAATTAGATGCTACTGAAATCTGAAAATATGATTTGATCATatcatgatacattttgttatgatTCATACTGTTTTttctaagcaaataaacagttgAAACTACAAGTGTATACACACACCTCTCCCATGCTGTGCAGCTGTAATGCTAGTTCTCGCAGGTCCTCCTCGCTGACCAGAGGGTTGATTTGGTCCTGCACGTCTGCCACAAACTGCTGCCAGGACATGAGCTGGTTTGGTCCAGTAACTTTACGCCAAGAGGGCAGAGTGGACAGAAGCTTCTCCGCCAGCTGGGTCATAGGCCTACAGCTctgagaacgagagagagagacagagaaagacaaagagaaacaCTGTGTCAAAGAGAGACTGAAAAACCATCTCTGTCAGTCAGAAAAACCATTGGCTTGAAGGTATGATGTTAAATAGAGTCGGAGACAGaaggcagaacacagcagagtgaaGGTACAGCTGAGTCACCGGGATCAGAAAGGCAGATTAGACAGAGATGGCTGCAGGTATGTGtaggaggaaaagagaaagagtgatgtAGGAGGAGAAAGGGGCTCATTAcggggagtgtgtgtgggatAGGCTCTGTGCCTTTTTGCCAGCTGTATGTGTGCTTAAGAGGACTACAGGGCCTTGTTAAAGAGAGTGGGTTCAGACTGAGTCACAAtgcgccacacacacata
This Salminus brasiliensis chromosome 20, fSalBra1.hap2, whole genome shotgun sequence DNA region includes the following protein-coding sequences:
- the LOC140542272 gene encoding procathepsin L-like, with the translated sequence MRMYLALFAVCLSAVCGAASQDWDEDDHWEQWKQLHNKKYHEKEEGWRRMIWEQNLKKVELHNANHSLGIYTYRLGMNHFGDMTHEEFKKIMNGYKHKKEKKVRRSLFIELNFLEAPAQVDWREKGYVTPVKDQGECGSCWAFSATGAMEGQQFRKTGKLRPLSEQNLVDCSQSEGNEGCNGGLMDQAFQYIQNQGGLNTEDSYPYLGTDDQPCNYDPENSAANNTGILNIPSGKENDMMKVVSSVGPVSVAIDAGHESFQFYQSGIYYEKDCSSEELNHGVLVVGYGFQGEDVDGKKYWIVKNSWSENWGDKGYIYMAKDQQNHCGIATAASYPLV